In a genomic window of bacterium:
- a CDS encoding Hsp20/alpha crystallin family protein: MTITRWRPLNADAMRPFWADAMSPISRMMDDFFANQRSGDMMAWGPNVDIVENPDGFEIHAELPGVKEEDVNITLDNNVLTLSGEKKQEVREENKGNYCRIERSYGRFERSFSLPNTIKAENVRASFEDGVLRITLPKAEQAKSRSIQIAKK; the protein is encoded by the coding sequence ATGACGATCACAAGATGGAGACCGCTGAATGCGGACGCAATGCGCCCCTTCTGGGCCGATGCGATGAGCCCGATTTCCCGAATGATGGACGACTTCTTCGCGAACCAGCGCTCGGGCGACATGATGGCCTGGGGGCCGAACGTGGACATCGTCGAGAATCCCGACGGATTCGAGATCCACGCCGAACTGCCGGGCGTCAAGGAGGAGGACGTGAACATCACCCTCGACAACAACGTGCTCACGCTGTCCGGCGAGAAGAAGCAGGAAGTCCGGGAAGAGAACAAGGGCAACTACTGCCGGATCGAACGCAGCTACGGCCGCTTCGAGCGCAGCTTCAGCCTGCCCAACACCATCAAGGCCGAGAACGTGCGGGCGAGCTTCGAGGACGGCGTGCTTCGCATCACGCTGCCCAAAGCCGAACAGGCCAAGAGCCGCTCGATCCAGATCGCCAAGAAGTAA